One window of Rasiella rasia genomic DNA carries:
- a CDS encoding DUF4920 domain-containing protein, giving the protein MKKLIFACVSILVLSSCNNNTKVENEETVETLEVTTETASDMAYQSFGEKISADNVLSQNDMYEKYKNLKPGDTVDVKFAAEVKSVCQSKGCWMRLDVGEEEAMIKFKDYGFFMPKDIAGDEVIVRGVAFIDEMSVEDQRHFAEDAGKSKEEIALITEPKRTLSFTADGVLIAENQ; this is encoded by the coding sequence ATGAAAAAGTTGATTTTTGCTTGCGTCTCTATTTTAGTGCTAAGCAGCTGTAATAATAATACAAAAGTAGAAAATGAAGAGACTGTAGAGACTTTAGAAGTTACTACTGAAACTGCTAGCGATATGGCTTATCAATCTTTTGGTGAGAAAATTTCTGCCGACAATGTATTATCTCAAAATGACATGTATGAGAAGTACAAAAATTTAAAGCCAGGAGATACAGTTGATGTTAAATTTGCTGCAGAAGTAAAAAGTGTATGTCAGAGCAAGGGTTGCTGGATGCGTTTAGACGTTGGTGAAGAAGAGGCAATGATTAAGTTTAAAGACTATGGCTTTTTTATGCCTAAAGATATTGCTGGTGACGAAGTAATTGTTCGTGGAGTGGCTTTTATAGATGAAATGAGCGTAGAAGACCAACGCCACTTCGCCGAAGATGCTGGTAAGTCTAAAGAAGAAATTGCTCTCATCACAGAACCAAAGCGCACTTTATCTTTTACGGCAGACGGAGTTCTAATCGCCGAGAATCAATAA
- the mnmD gene encoding tRNA (5-methylaminomethyl-2-thiouridine)(34)-methyltransferase MnmD, whose amino-acid sequence MKREFLVTGDGSTTIHLPDWNEQYHSKHGAIAEAKHVFIEAGLQFYVAENPTPQISILEIGFGTGLNALVTYAESKKLGVDITYVGVEAYPVSHTEVEHLNYAGLTNISEAIFKTLHTAPWEENTKIASHFNLLKRKQFFSEISEQDSYNLIYFDAFGARVQPELWTEEIFEIMYKALRQAGVLVTYAAKGSVRRAMQAVGFTVERLPGPPGKREMLRATKST is encoded by the coding sequence TTGAAGCGTGAATTCTTAGTCACTGGAGATGGTTCAACCACCATACATCTACCAGACTGGAATGAACAATATCACTCTAAGCACGGCGCAATTGCCGAAGCTAAGCATGTTTTTATTGAGGCCGGATTACAATTTTATGTAGCTGAAAACCCAACACCTCAAATTTCGATCTTAGAAATTGGTTTTGGAACGGGCCTAAATGCGCTGGTTACTTATGCCGAAAGTAAAAAGTTGGGTGTAGACATTACGTATGTTGGTGTAGAAGCGTACCCCGTTTCACATACGGAAGTAGAACACTTAAACTATGCTGGTTTAACTAATATTTCCGAAGCTATTTTTAAAACGCTTCATACTGCACCTTGGGAAGAAAACACGAAGATTGCTAGTCATTTTAATTTGTTGAAACGTAAGCAGTTTTTTTCTGAAATTTCAGAACAAGACAGCTATAATCTTATCTATTTCGATGCGTTTGGAGCTCGTGTACAACCAGAGTTATGGACTGAAGAGATCTTCGAAATTATGTATAAAGCCTTGCGTCAAGCTGGTGTGTTAGTAACATATGCCGCAAAAGGCAGTGTACGTCGCGCGATGCAAGCTGTTGGATTTACTGTAGAACGCCTTCCCGGACCTCCAGGCAAACGTGAAATGTTACGGGCTACGAAAAGCACGTAA
- a CDS encoding TIGR01777 family oxidoreductase, translating into MKVLITGATGLIGNQLTQSLLEIGVKVNYLTTSKEKIVNREDYKGFYWNPSKNEIDTAAFNEVTAIIHLVGATIAKRWTKQYKQTILDSRVGTANLLFDTLQHIDHTITHFISASGISVYPSDKSKLYTEDDPDVANTFLGDVVVAWEKAADQFKSLGMRVAKVRTGVVFAEGEGAFEKIKKPIEKGFGAPLGSGEQWISWIHLEDIAGCYVHILKHGFQGVYNAVAPNPVTNKNLTFKIAAALDKNIWLPNVPSFVLKIVLGEMASLVLESQLVSSKKIVSAGYNFHFINPNYLVKKLI; encoded by the coding sequence ATGAAAGTCTTAATTACTGGTGCCACAGGACTTATTGGAAATCAACTTACTCAATCGTTGCTAGAGATTGGGGTAAAGGTTAATTACCTCACAACATCCAAAGAAAAAATTGTCAATCGAGAGGATTACAAAGGCTTTTATTGGAATCCGAGCAAAAATGAAATAGACACTGCTGCCTTTAATGAGGTGACCGCAATAATACATCTCGTAGGAGCTACTATAGCAAAAAGATGGACCAAACAGTACAAACAAACTATTCTAGATAGCAGGGTTGGTACGGCAAATTTATTGTTCGATACCCTTCAGCATATAGACCATACAATTACTCATTTCATTTCGGCAAGCGGCATTAGTGTTTATCCAAGTGATAAATCGAAGCTTTATACAGAAGATGATCCCGACGTTGCAAATACATTTCTTGGAGATGTAGTTGTAGCATGGGAAAAAGCCGCAGACCAATTTAAATCGTTGGGTATGCGCGTTGCCAAAGTAAGAACAGGCGTTGTTTTTGCAGAAGGAGAAGGAGCGTTCGAGAAGATAAAAAAGCCTATTGAGAAAGGGTTTGGGGCACCATTAGGTTCTGGAGAGCAATGGATATCTTGGATACACCTTGAAGATATTGCCGGATGTTATGTACATATTTTAAAACATGGTTTTCAGGGCGTGTACAATGCCGTAGCTCCAAATCCAGTTACTAATAAGAACCTTACATTTAAGATTGCTGCTGCCTTAGACAAGAATATTTGGCTGCCTAACGTTCCTAGTTTTGTATTAAAAATAGTCTTAGGAGAAATGGCGAGTTTGGTGCTTGAAAGTCAGTTAGTGAGTAGTAAAAAAATTGTGTCAGCTGGGTATAATTTTCACTTTATAAATCCTAACTATTTGGTTAAAAAATTGATATAA
- a CDS encoding YceI family protein: protein MKKHITLFTIALGVATLFSACNNGKEAKTGEAEAEAVVDNAAVMYSVDSSKSKISWSGSKPGGTHTGTIAIADGSVSVTDRTMGAGKFTIDMKSITVTDLEAGNGKENLESHLMGTVEGKEGDFFNVNEFPTASFVITSIEGDQYNPTVKGNLTIKGKTNNIEFPATVSYPGETMFLKSKKFTLDRTLWDVNYGSKSIFDNLGDKFISDDMELQIEVYAEKS from the coding sequence ATGAAAAAACACATCACACTTTTTACCATTGCTCTAGGTGTCGCTACTTTATTTAGTGCTTGTAATAACGGCAAAGAAGCTAAAACTGGTGAAGCCGAAGCCGAAGCAGTAGTTGATAATGCTGCAGTAATGTACTCAGTAGATTCTTCTAAGTCAAAAATCTCTTGGTCTGGAAGCAAACCGGGAGGTACACACACAGGAACCATTGCTATTGCAGATGGTAGCGTATCAGTAACTGATAGAACTATGGGAGCAGGAAAATTTACCATAGATATGAAGAGTATTACAGTAACCGATTTGGAAGCTGGAAATGGAAAAGAAAACCTTGAAAGTCACTTAATGGGTACCGTTGAAGGAAAAGAAGGAGACTTTTTTAACGTTAACGAATTTCCTACAGCTAGTTTTGTAATAACAAGTATAGAAGGAGATCAATATAACCCAACAGTAAAGGGTAATTTAACGATTAAAGGAAAAACTAACAATATTGAGTTTCCTGCTACGGTAAGCTACCCTGGCGAAACCATGTTTTTAAAGAGTAAGAAATTTACCCTAGACAGAACCCTTTGGGATGTTAATTACGGATCGAAATCTATTTTTGACAATCTTGGAGATAAATTTATTAGCGACGATATGGAATTACAGATTGAAGTATACGCTGAGAAAAGTTAA
- a CDS encoding nucleotide exchange factor GrpE, producing the protein MSKKDKNQVKDQEGDVVTQEASSKETIETKGNEDEKQDEITLLNEQVATEKDRYLRLFADFENYKKRTGRERIELFKTASQEVMVALLPILDDFDRALAEIKKSEDDDHFTGVNLINTKLRETLKLKGLEPIDTKQGETFDAEIHEAITQIPAPDKKLKGKIIDVVERGYTLGDKIIRFPKVVIGQ; encoded by the coding sequence ATGAGCAAGAAAGATAAAAATCAGGTGAAAGATCAAGAAGGGGATGTGGTAACACAAGAGGCTTCAAGTAAAGAAACTATTGAAACAAAAGGAAATGAAGATGAGAAGCAGGATGAGATAACACTCTTGAACGAACAAGTGGCAACAGAAAAAGATCGTTATTTACGTCTTTTTGCCGATTTCGAAAATTATAAAAAGAGAACGGGAAGGGAAAGAATAGAACTCTTTAAAACTGCTAGTCAAGAAGTAATGGTAGCATTGCTTCCTATTCTGGATGATTTTGATAGAGCCCTTGCAGAAATCAAGAAAAGTGAAGATGATGACCACTTTACGGGGGTTAATTTAATTAATACCAAGCTTCGTGAAACCTTAAAATTGAAAGGTCTAGAGCCAATTGATACAAAACAAGGTGAAACTTTTGACGCCGAAATACACGAAGCAATTACACAAATTCCCGCACCAGATAAAAAACTGAAAGGTAAAATTATTGACGTCGTAGAACGAGGATATACCTTGGGCGATAAAATAATACGCTTTCCTAAAGTAGTGATAGGACAATAA
- the dnaJ gene encoding molecular chaperone DnaJ, producing the protein MKEDFYEILGISKGASAAEIKKAYRKKAIEFHPDKNPGDEKAEENFKKAAEAYEVLSDPNKKARYDQYGHQAFEGGGFGGGGGMNMEDIFSQFGDIFGGGGGGFGGFSGFGGFGGGGTRTVKGSNLRIRVKLTLEEIANGVEKKIKVKRKKQAQGTTYKTCTTCNGAGQVTRIQNTILGRMQTSATCSTCSGAGQIIDKKPANADAQGMLTTEDTVSIKIPAGVVDGMQLKVSGKGNAAPGNGISGDLLVAIEELPHDSLQREGDNLHYDLYVSFSEAALGASKEIDTVTGKVRIKIEAGVQSGKILRLRNKGIPSINGYGTGDLLVHVNVWTPKSLTKEQKEFFEKMSTDLHFQPNPEKEDKSFFEKVKDMFS; encoded by the coding sequence ATGAAAGAAGATTTTTACGAAATATTAGGAATTTCAAAAGGAGCCTCTGCAGCTGAAATAAAAAAGGCCTATAGAAAAAAGGCTATTGAATTTCACCCAGACAAGAATCCAGGCGATGAAAAAGCCGAGGAAAACTTTAAAAAAGCAGCAGAAGCGTACGAAGTTCTAAGCGACCCTAACAAGAAGGCTCGCTACGATCAATACGGTCACCAAGCTTTCGAAGGCGGAGGTTTTGGCGGCGGTGGCGGCATGAATATGGAAGATATATTCAGCCAATTTGGAGACATTTTTGGCGGCGGAGGCGGAGGCTTTGGCGGTTTTAGTGGCTTCGGCGGCTTTGGTGGCGGAGGAACACGAACTGTGAAAGGAAGTAATCTTCGTATTCGAGTGAAACTTACCTTGGAAGAAATTGCCAATGGAGTTGAGAAAAAGATAAAAGTTAAACGCAAGAAGCAGGCACAAGGCACTACCTATAAAACTTGTACAACCTGTAATGGGGCGGGCCAGGTAACGCGTATTCAGAATACTATTTTAGGGCGTATGCAAACGTCCGCAACCTGCTCTACCTGTAGTGGTGCAGGGCAAATTATAGACAAGAAACCTGCTAATGCAGACGCGCAAGGAATGTTAACAACCGAAGACACTGTGAGCATTAAAATACCTGCAGGAGTTGTAGATGGTATGCAGCTGAAAGTTTCTGGTAAAGGAAACGCTGCGCCAGGTAATGGTATTTCTGGAGACTTGTTAGTAGCTATTGAAGAACTACCACATGATAGCTTACAAAGAGAAGGCGATAATTTGCATTACGATTTATACGTAAGCTTTTCTGAAGCTGCGTTGGGAGCTTCAAAAGAAATAGATACAGTTACAGGAAAAGTGCGTATAAAAATTGAAGCCGGTGTTCAGAGCGGTAAGATTTTGAGATTACGAAATAAAGGGATACCAAGTATTAATGGGTATGGAACAGGTGATTTATTAGTGCACGTAAACGTTTGGACACCTAAGTCTCTTACCAAAGAACAGAAAGAGTTTTTTGAAAAGATGAGTACCGATTTGCATTTTCAACCCAATCCTGAGAAAGAAGATAAATCGTTTTTTGAGAAGGTAAAGGATATGTTTTCTTAA